A section of the Babylonia areolata isolate BAREFJ2019XMU chromosome 1, ASM4173473v1, whole genome shotgun sequence genome encodes:
- the LOC143283378 gene encoding histone H3.3A: protein MARTKQTARKSTGGKAPRKQLATKAARKSAPSTGGVKKPHRYRPGTVALREIRRYQKSTELLIRKLPFQRLVREIAQDFKTDLRFQSAAIGALQEASEAYLVGLFEDTNLCAIHAKRVTIMPKDIQLARRIRGERA, encoded by the exons ATGGCACGTACAAAACAGACTGCACGTAAATCCACTGGTGGGAAGGCACCACGAAAACAGCTGGCAACCAAAGCAGCTCGCAAAAGTGCCCCATCGACTGGTGGAGTAAAGAAGCCCCACAGGTATAGGCCAGGAACTGTGGCTCTTCGTGAGATCAGAAGGTACCAGAAGTCAACAGAGCTGCTGATCCGTAAGCTGCCCTTTCAGCGTTTGGTTCGTGAAATTGCCCAGGACTTCAAAACAGATCTGCGTTTTCAGAGTGCTGCCATTGGTGCTCTTCAG GAGGCCAGTGAAGCTTACCTGGTGGGACTGTTTGAAGACACCAACCTGTGTGCCATTCATGCCAAGCGTGTCACCATCATGCCCAAAGACATTCAGCTTGCTCGTCGTATTCGTGGAGAACGTgcataa